The following coding sequences lie in one Arachis hypogaea cultivar Tifrunner chromosome 4, arahy.Tifrunner.gnm2.J5K5, whole genome shotgun sequence genomic window:
- the LOC112794790 gene encoding oxysterol-binding protein-related protein 4B, producing the protein MKEGHRRKIVVTKPLSLEGESDLDAPNLLQRILSLFKNVRPGSDLSRFQVPALFNLPKSQLQCYGESVYSTGMELIRECNRGQSPLDRLIAVMAWSISTTRPATFGVAPYNPILGETHHVSKGTLNVLLEQISHHPPVTALHATDEKENIEMVWCQQPVPKFYGTSIEAKVHGKRQLKLLNHGETYEMNCPHLLFRIIPVPSVDWVGTVNIKCIETGLVADLSYKSTHSFLGFGGNQKVVKGKIRNSSTLNVLYKVDGHWNRTIKVKDTNNGKVRVIYDAKEVINGLQAPMVKDAESVWPTESAYVWSEVSEAIMKKEWEKAREAKHAVEERQRELLRERESKGQTWISNHFLVSNTKVHGWECSPMHTSVSDAPIIAE; encoded by the exons ATGAAGGAGGGACACAGGAGAAAAATTGTGGTGACCAAGCCATTGTCGTTAGAAGGCGAATCTGATTTGGACGCTCCTAATCTTTTGCAACGTATACTAAGCCTTTTTAAGAATGTACGGCCAGGATCTGATCTCTCGCGATTCCAG GTGCCAGCATTGTTTAATTTGCCAAAGTCGCAACTTCAGTGCTATGGTGAGTCAGTGTACAGCACAGGAATGGAGTTAATAAGAGAATGCAACAGAGGGCAGAGTCCATTGGATAGGTTGATAGCAGTGATGGCATGGTCCATTTCCACCACTCGCCCTGCAACTTTTGGTGTTGCTCCCTATAATCCCATTCTTGGTGAGACTCATCATGTCTCTAAGGGAACTCTCAACGTATTATTGGAACAG ATATCACACCACCCTCCAGTAACCGCCCTACATGCAACAGATGAGAAAGAAAACATAGAAATGGTTTGGTGCCAACAACCTGTCCCAAAGTTTTATG GTACATCAATTGAAGCTAAAGTGCATGGTAAACGACAATTGAAGCTTTTGAATCATGGAGAAACATATGAGATGAACTGTCCTCATCTTTTATTCAGAATAATTCCTGTTCCTAGTGTTGATTGGGTTGGTACAGTTAATATAAAGTGCATAGAGACAGGACTTGTGGCTGATTTATCTTACAAATCAACACATTCTTTTCTTGGCTTTGGTGGAAATCAGAAAGTGGTCAAAGGGAAGATCCGTAATTCATCAACTTTGAATGTTCTGTATAAAGTTGATGGTCATTGGAATAG AACAATAAAAGTAAAGGATACAAATAACGGAAAAGTGAGAGTGATATATGATGCAAAAGAAGTCATTAATGGACTGCAAGCACCAATGGTTAAGGATGCAGAG AGTGTGTGGCCAACCGAATCAGCTTATGTTTGGAGTGAAGTGAGTGAAGCCATAATGAAGAAAGAATGGGAGAAAGCAAGAGAAGCAAAGCATGCAGTGGAAGAGAGACAAAGGGAACTCTTAAGAGAAAGAGAGTCAAAGGGTCAAACATGGATTTCTAACCATTTTTTGGTGTCTAATACCAAAGTGCATGGCTGGGAATGTTCACCTATGCATACCTCTGTGTCAGATGCCCCTATCATTGCTGAGtga